The genomic stretch ATCCAGTTGGAGGCGGGGGGTAGCTCTGCCATGGCCCGTTCCATCAAACGCGGCTTGTCTTCCACATCGGTGGTTTTCACATAATCGTTGCTGAGGCAATAGCGGCGATCGCTGGGGAAAAAGCGTCCGAGGTCATAGCGAGCAAAGGCGTCGTCTAGCTCTCGTTCTCGGCGCATGGTCATGACGGCTAGGTCGATGCCCAGGGACTGGATGCGTTCTAGGGTGGCGATCGCTCCCGGCACGGGCTGATCGTACTTGAGGTAGGGCAGGGTATGTACCGTTTTGCGGCGATATCGGGCAAAGATTTCCGCCTGTCTTTCATCGAGTCCAGAAATACGCCCAATCTGACGTTCGGGCACTTGGGCCCGCTTCAGTTCCCAAAAGTCTGCTTTGGATAGACAATTCAGCGGTTGATCTGGGCGACCCACCTGCTCTAGCCCAATTTGATAGACCTGGTAATAGCGCTCCGACACGTCCATGATCGGGCCGTCAAAGTCAGTGATAAGTCTTAGCATTCAGCGAAAGGTTGAGATGATCTAGGTTGCTGTTACGTTTTATCACAGACTGGGGCTCTGTAGATGTCGTCTGGAGCGATCGCCTCCTTGCTCCTGAGCTGTGAGTCCAACCAAGGTCAGGCTGTGTGCATGTGCGGGCAATACCCAGCTATCGTCTGCCGTTCACCGTTATGGAACGCCCATGAGACCGTCTAGGATGCTGCCCGTGGCTTTGTAGGGGGTGCCCTAGGGCAGCGATCGCCTGGT from Candidatus Obscuribacterales bacterium encodes the following:
- a CDS encoding HAD family hydrolase, which translates into the protein MLRLITDFDGPIMDVSERYYQVYQIGLEQVGRPDQPLNCLSKADFWELKRAQVPERQIGRISGLDERQAEIFARYRRKTVHTLPYLKYDQPVPGAIATLERIQSLGIDLAVMTMRRERELDDAFARYDLGRFFPSDRRYCLSNDYVKTTDVEDKPRLMERAMAELPPASNWMIGDTEADLAAAHRYNIKAIAVLSGIRNREQLSHHAPHFIVDNLAAAVDLVLHHENMSP